The following are from one region of the Aspergillus chevalieri M1 DNA, chromosome 1, nearly complete sequence genome:
- a CDS encoding HNH endonuclease (COG:S;~EggNog:ENOG410PNW7): protein MNSSNYEIFRDILSGIIVAKSNERPRESSKRKANKARRNNTSSSNNHVKTTPVVKTEPFQRANPEDLAEFVDFLASEIFTHLPDVLQSLSYSTTQQDPSLRTDVYPTPLPTSLIEALSSTLPSTVTETLTVYCLIPDPADIPETLLSPLLNEYVSSVTAGPPVWASTRTDACEICERDWIPLSYHHLIPRAMHEKVRKRGWHEEWMLNSVAWLCRACHSFVHRMAGNEELAREWYTIERILEREDVQDWARWVSRIRWKKT, encoded by the exons ATGAACTCCTCCAACTATGAAATCTTCCGAGATATTCTGTCCGGCATTATAGTCGCGAAATCCAATGAAAGACCTCGCGAGTCGTCAAAACGCAAAGCGAACAAGGCGCGAAGAAATAACACGTCGAGCAGCAATAACCATGTGAAGACCACACCCGTCGTCAAAACAGAGCCCTTCCAAAGGGCCAATCCCGAGGATTTGGCCGAGTTTGTTGAT TTCCTCGCGTCTGAAATCTTCACCCACCTCCCCGACGTCCTCCAATCCCTCTCCTACAGCACTACCCAGCAAGACCCTTCCCTCCGAACAGATGTCTACCCAACCCCCCTTCCAACTTCCCTCATTGAAGCTCTCTCGTCAACTCTCCCATCAACAGTAACTGAAACACTCACCGTCTACTGCCTAATCCCCGACCCCGCCGACATCCCCGAAACCCTCCTCTCCCCACTTCTAAATGAGTACGTCTCCAGCGTAACAGCAGGACCACCAGTATGGGCATCTACACGGACAGATGCGTGCGAGATCTGCGAGCGGGATTGGATACCTCTATCGTATCATCATTTGATTCCGCGGGCTATGCACGAGAAGGTGCGCAAGAGGGGGTGGCATGAGGAGTGGATGTTGAATAGTGTTGCGTGGTTGTGTCGCGCGTGTCATAGTTTTGTGCATCGGATGGCAGGAAATGAGGAATTGGCAAGGGAATGGTATACCATCGAGAGGATCTTGGAAAGGGAGGATGTGCAAGATTGGGCGAGGTGGGTTAGTAGGATTCGGTGGAAGAAGACATAG
- a CDS encoding haloacid dehalogenase, type II (COG:S;~EggNog:ENOG410PPC4;~InterPro:IPR041492,IPR006439,IPR023198,IPR006328, IPR036412,IPR023214;~PFAM:PF13242,PF13419;~go_function: GO:0016787 - hydrolase activity [Evidence IEA];~go_function: GO:0019120 - hydrolase activity, acting on acid halide bonds, in C-halide compounds [Evidence IEA]) — MTKKVVIAMDIYGTVLTMETITQELEKHFPKANAEAILKAWRQHQLAYTWRLNSLGRFLPFSEITRNALSHTLAETAGADPAEQHINRLMAAFENMGTFPDVGPTLSRLAVTPGVVPVVFTNGTKTMVSHSLSKSKDLAPYSAVFQDIVTVEEVKQFKPAPAVYNHLTETVGLGSQKEDIWVISANPFDINGARNAGLKAIWIDRSLTGWTDRAEPSLEPTAVLHSLEDIIQTITHHYKDELNRHATD; from the exons ATGACCAAGAAGGTCGTGATTGCCATGGACATCTACGGGACTGTCCTCACTATGGAGACCATCACCCAAGAACTGGAGAAGCACTTCCCAAAAGCCAATGCTGAGGCCATCCTAAAGGCGTGGAGACAGCACCAGCTGGCGTATACTTGGAGATTGAACAGCTTGG GGCGCTTCCTACCGTTCTCCGAAATAACCCGTAACGCTCTCTCCCATACCCTAGCAGAAACTGCCGGGGCCGATCCGGCAGAGCAACACATCAACAGGCTCATGGCAGCCTTCGAGAATATGGGTACGTTCCCAGACGTCGGCCCAACGTTGAGTCGCCTGGCGGTGACCCCCGGAGTTGTACCGGTGGTGTTTACCAACGGAACCAAGACAATGGTATCCCATTCATTGTCAAAATCAAAAGACCTCGCACCATACTCGGCAGTCTTCCAAGACATCGTTACCGTTGAAGAAGTCAAGCAATTCAAGCCAGCGCCGGCAGTGTACAACCACTTAACGGAGACGGTGGGATTAGGATCCCAGAAGGAAGACATCTGGGTAATCAGTGCCAATCCATTCGACATCAATGGCGCGCGTAACGCAGGCCTCAAGGCCATTTGGATCGACCGGAGTTTGACAGGATGGACGGACAGAGCTGAGCCGAGTCTAGAGCCCACGGCAGTCCTGCACAGCTTGGAAGACATTATCCAGACGATTACCCATCATTATAAAGACGAACTGAACCGTCATGCTACAGATTGA
- a CDS encoding EI24 domain-containing protein (COG:S;~EggNog:ENOG410PIPK;~PFAM:PF07264;~TransMembrane:4 (o35-56i68-89o152-175i205-228o)), which translates to MASLNVNSAAWLYPFRGVLYYSTHRFLWPLFKARLIPIILLSTFIYVLLFLFTYLPQVAFLAIFQGKSAWISGAFLVLGEGAAIVAALFEAFFVDETLVDIFDAVLVNEGHGELVTTSRVLYPQGDNIVQRLGKPMKGAVYAPFSLRQIVEFVVLLPLNLIPVAGVPMFLLLTGYRAGPFHHWRYFQLLDVPKKQRKERIRQRQLQYTSFGTVALLLQLVPILSMFFLMTTAAGSALWASELENRRGLLEQRHEPETPGYNDEETAP; encoded by the exons ATGGCCTCCCTGAATGTGAATAGCGCTGCTTGGCTATATCCTTTTCGA GGAGTTCTGTACTATTCCACTCATCGCTTTCTCTGGCCCTTATTCAAAGCGCGATTGATCCCAATAATCCTACTTTCAACATTCATCTAcgtcctccttttcctctttaCATACCTACCACAAGTCGCCTTCCTCGCCATCTTCCAAGGCAAAAGCGCATGGATCAGCGGAGCCTTTTTAGTGCTGGGTGAAGGCGCAGCCATCGTTGCCGCTCTATTCGAAGCCTTCTTCGTCGACGAGACACTGGTAGATATCTTCGATGCGGTCCTGGTCAATGAAGGTCATGGAGAACTGGTCACAACTTCTCGGGTGCTATATCCCCAGGGGGATAATATCGTGCAGCGGCTTGGGAAACCCATGAAGGGGGCTGTGTATGCGCCGTTTTCTCTGAGACAGATTGTTGAGTTTGTTGTTCTGCTACCGCTGAACTTGATTCCGGTTGCGGGTGTGCCGATGTTTCTGTTGTTGACGGGTTATCGTGCTGGGCCGTTTCACCATTGGCGGTACTTTCAGTTGCTGGACGTTCCGAAAAAGCAGAGGAAGGAGCGGATTCGCCAGAGGCAACTTCAGTATACATC ATTTGGAACGGTggctctgcttcttcagctGGTCCCGATTCTTTCGATGTTCTTTCTGATGACCACGGCTGCCGGCTCTGCTCTCTGGGCCTCGGAGTTGGAAAACAGACGCGGTTTGCTGGAACAAAGACATGAGCCAGAGACTCCGGGATACAATGACGAAGAAACCGCGCCTTAA